In Promicromonospora sp. Populi, one genomic interval encodes:
- the gyrB gene encoding DNA topoisomerase (ATP-hydrolyzing) subunit B codes for MTERIDGGYDAGNITVLEGLEAVRKRPGMYIGSTGERGLHHLVTEIVDNSVDEALAGHATEIDVRLLADGGVRVTDDGRGIPVAMHPTEGKPTLEVVMTILHAGGKFGGGGYAVSGGLHGVGMSVVNALSTRFVSEVRRDGYHWRQEYTDGGNPITGVERLEPMGADEGTGTTQTFWADGGIFETTEYDFETLRARFQQYAFLNKGLKITLTDERAGHSSATDEVTGAEPEVAADDVVGAERPTAADGAAQDPSDESADWRTVTYKYENGLMDYVHHLNSAKRVELVHPDVIWFESEDTERKIAVEIALQWTNAYSESVHTFANTISTTEGGTHEEGFRAAMTTLVNSYARDKGIIKEKDENLTGDDIREGLTAVISVKLGEPQFEGQTKTKLGNTEAKTFVQRVVREQLVDWFDAHPNEARDVIRKAIQASQARIAARKAREATRRKGVLNGGGMPGKLRDCQSRFPDECEIYVVEGDSAGGSAVRGRNPHNQAILPLRGKILNVERARLDKALSNAEVQALITSFGTGIGEDFDISKLKYHKIVLMADADVDGQHICTLLLTLLFRYMRPLIEHGHVYLAQPPLYRIKWSNAPHDYVYSDRERDAFLESGAAQGKRIPKDNGIQRYKGLGEMDYSELWDTTMDPDHRTLLQVTMDDAAAADEIFSVLMGEDVESRRTFIQRNAKDVRFLDI; via the coding sequence GTGACAGAGCGAATCGACGGCGGCTACGACGCCGGGAACATCACAGTCCTGGAAGGTCTCGAGGCCGTTCGTAAGCGACCGGGCATGTATATCGGATCCACCGGAGAGCGTGGCCTTCACCACCTGGTGACGGAGATTGTGGATAACTCTGTGGACGAAGCCCTCGCGGGCCACGCCACGGAGATCGACGTGCGCCTTCTGGCCGATGGTGGCGTGCGCGTCACCGACGACGGTCGAGGTATTCCGGTCGCCATGCATCCCACAGAGGGAAAGCCGACGCTCGAGGTCGTTATGACGATCCTGCACGCCGGCGGCAAGTTCGGCGGTGGCGGTTATGCCGTCTCCGGCGGACTGCACGGCGTCGGTATGTCCGTGGTGAACGCACTGAGCACCCGGTTCGTGTCGGAGGTGCGCCGCGACGGCTATCACTGGCGCCAGGAATACACCGACGGCGGAAACCCGATCACCGGCGTCGAGCGGCTCGAGCCGATGGGCGCCGACGAGGGCACCGGCACCACCCAGACCTTCTGGGCCGACGGAGGCATCTTCGAGACCACCGAGTACGACTTCGAGACCCTCCGGGCCCGGTTCCAGCAGTACGCGTTCCTCAACAAGGGCCTGAAGATCACGCTCACCGACGAGCGCGCTGGGCATTCCTCAGCGACGGACGAGGTCACGGGCGCCGAGCCCGAGGTGGCTGCGGACGACGTCGTCGGGGCCGAGCGCCCGACTGCCGCGGACGGGGCCGCCCAGGACCCGAGCGACGAGTCGGCGGACTGGCGCACCGTCACGTACAAGTACGAGAACGGCCTGATGGACTACGTGCACCACCTCAACTCCGCGAAGCGGGTGGAGCTCGTCCACCCGGACGTGATCTGGTTCGAGAGCGAGGACACGGAGCGCAAGATCGCCGTCGAGATCGCGCTGCAGTGGACCAACGCATACAGCGAGTCCGTGCACACGTTCGCGAACACGATCTCGACCACCGAGGGAGGCACGCACGAGGAGGGTTTCCGCGCGGCGATGACCACGCTGGTCAACAGCTACGCGCGGGACAAGGGCATCATCAAGGAGAAGGACGAGAACCTCACGGGTGACGACATCCGCGAGGGCCTCACGGCCGTCATCTCCGTGAAGCTCGGCGAGCCGCAGTTCGAGGGCCAGACCAAGACCAAGCTGGGCAACACGGAGGCCAAGACCTTCGTGCAGCGGGTGGTGCGCGAGCAGCTCGTCGACTGGTTCGACGCCCACCCGAACGAGGCCCGCGACGTCATCCGCAAGGCGATCCAGGCCTCGCAGGCCCGGATCGCTGCGCGCAAGGCGCGCGAGGCGACTCGCCGCAAGGGTGTCCTGAACGGCGGTGGCATGCCGGGCAAGCTCAGGGACTGCCAGTCGCGGTTCCCCGACGAGTGCGAGATCTACGTCGTCGAGGGCGACTCGGCCGGCGGCTCCGCGGTCCGCGGCCGCAATCCACACAACCAGGCGATCCTGCCGCTGCGCGGGAAGATTCTGAACGTGGAGCGCGCCCGGCTCGACAAGGCCCTGTCCAACGCCGAGGTGCAGGCGCTGATCACGTCGTTCGGCACGGGCATCGGCGAGGACTTCGACATCTCGAAGCTCAAGTACCACAAGATCGTGCTCATGGCCGACGCCGACGTCGACGGCCAGCACATCTGCACTCTGCTGCTCACGCTGCTGTTCAGGTACATGCGACCGCTCATCGAGCACGGCCACGTGTATCTCGCGCAGCCGCCGCTGTACCGGATCAAGTGGAGCAACGCCCCGCACGACTACGTGTACTCGGACCGGGAGCGTGACGCGTTCCTCGAGTCCGGCGCAGCGCAGGGCAAGCGGATCCCCAAGGACAACGGCATCCAGCGGTACAAGGGTCTCGGCGAGATGGACTACTCCGAGCTCTGGGACACCACGATGGACCCGGACCACCGGACACTGCTGCAGGTCACCATGGACGACGCGGCCGCGGCCGACGAGATCTTCTCGGTCCTCATGGGCGAGGACGTCGAGTCCCGCCGCACATTCATCCAGCGCAACGCCAAGGACGTGCGGTTCCTTGATATCTGA
- the gyrA gene encoding DNA gyrase subunit A, giving the protein MTDETPGVDNPDDGIPVEDARVAVHHGRVEQVDLQLEMQRSYLDYAMSVIVGRALPDVRDGLKPVHRRVIYAMYDGGYRPDRAYSKCSRVVGDVMGKYHPHGDTSIYDTLVRLVQDWVLRYPLVAGQGNFGSPGNDPAAAPRYTECKMAPLAMEMVRDIEKGTVDFRPNYDGRTQEPVVLPSRIPNLLVNGSAGIAVGMATNIPPHNLREVVDGVRWHLAHPDATREELLEALMERIKGPDFPSGALILGHKGIEDAYRTGRGSITMRAVVSVEEIQNRICLVVTELPYMVNPDNLASKIADLVNDGRIQGIADIRDETSGRTGQRLVIVLKRDAVAKVVLNNLYKHTPLQENFSANMLALVDEVPRTLSIDAFVRHWTTHQIEVVRRRTEYLLKEAQDQIHIYEGYLKALDALDEVIALIRRSPDADEARTGLMDLLTIDEQQANAILALQLRRLAALERQKILDEHAKLQIAIDDYLDILAKPDRQRSIVGDELNEITDRWGDERRTTILPYDGDMSMEDLIPEEDVVVTITRGGYAKRTRTDNYRSQKRGGKGVRGTQLREDDIVDHFFTTTTHHWMLFFTNLGRVYRAKGYELPEGARDSKGQHVANLLAFQPGEKIAQVLDIPDYEAAEYLILATRRGLVKKTRLSEYNSPRSGGLIAINLREDSDGDADELVSARLVNADDDLVLVSRKGQSIRFHADDESIRPLGRATSGVTGMKFREDDELLSAEVVIDGADLFVVTEGGFAKRTRISEYRIQGRGGLGIKVANLVEARGDLVGALVTHADDEVLVIMERGKIVRSAVAEVNLTGRNTQGVTFAKPDKGDRIIAVARNAERDDAGDVPGVMDDNSDGDTAERVTVDENSTPDEVPSTSEQDSTGREDS; this is encoded by the coding sequence GTGACAGACGAGACCCCCGGCGTGGACAACCCCGACGACGGCATTCCCGTGGAGGACGCGCGGGTCGCGGTGCATCACGGCCGCGTCGAGCAGGTTGACCTGCAGCTGGAGATGCAGCGGTCGTACCTCGACTACGCGATGAGCGTGATCGTGGGCCGCGCGCTGCCCGACGTGCGCGACGGCCTCAAGCCGGTGCACCGCCGCGTCATCTACGCGATGTACGACGGCGGCTACCGCCCCGACCGCGCGTACTCCAAGTGCTCGCGCGTCGTGGGCGACGTCATGGGTAAGTACCACCCGCACGGCGACACCTCGATCTACGACACCCTGGTGCGCCTGGTCCAGGACTGGGTGCTGCGTTACCCGCTGGTCGCCGGCCAGGGCAACTTCGGCTCGCCGGGTAACGACCCGGCGGCTGCCCCGCGGTACACCGAGTGCAAGATGGCGCCGCTCGCCATGGAGATGGTGCGCGACATCGAGAAGGGCACCGTCGACTTCCGGCCCAACTATGACGGTCGTACGCAGGAGCCGGTGGTTCTTCCGTCGCGCATCCCGAACCTCCTGGTCAACGGCTCGGCCGGCATCGCCGTCGGCATGGCCACGAACATCCCGCCGCACAACCTGCGCGAGGTGGTCGACGGCGTGCGGTGGCACCTGGCCCACCCGGACGCCACCCGCGAGGAGCTGCTCGAGGCGCTCATGGAGCGCATCAAGGGCCCGGACTTCCCGTCCGGGGCGCTCATCCTGGGGCACAAGGGCATCGAGGACGCGTACCGCACTGGCCGCGGCTCCATCACGATGCGCGCGGTCGTGAGCGTCGAGGAGATCCAGAACCGGATCTGCCTGGTCGTGACCGAGCTCCCGTACATGGTCAACCCGGACAACCTGGCCTCCAAGATCGCGGACCTCGTCAACGACGGCCGCATCCAGGGGATCGCGGACATCCGCGACGAGACGTCCGGCCGCACCGGCCAGCGCCTGGTGATCGTGCTCAAGCGCGACGCCGTGGCGAAGGTGGTGCTGAACAACCTCTACAAGCACACGCCGCTGCAGGAGAACTTCAGCGCGAACATGCTCGCGCTGGTCGACGAGGTGCCCCGCACGCTCAGCATCGACGCGTTCGTGCGGCACTGGACCACGCACCAGATCGAGGTCGTGCGCCGGCGCACCGAGTACCTCCTGAAGGAGGCCCAGGACCAGATCCACATCTACGAGGGCTACCTCAAGGCCCTCGACGCTCTCGACGAGGTCATCGCGCTGATCCGCCGCTCCCCCGACGCCGACGAGGCGCGGACGGGCCTGATGGACCTGCTCACCATCGACGAGCAGCAGGCAAACGCGATCCTCGCGCTGCAGCTGCGCCGTCTGGCGGCCCTCGAACGGCAGAAGATCCTCGACGAGCACGCCAAGCTGCAGATCGCGATCGACGACTACCTGGACATCCTCGCCAAGCCGGACCGCCAGCGGTCCATCGTGGGCGACGAGCTCAACGAGATCACCGACCGCTGGGGCGACGAGCGTCGCACCACGATCCTCCCCTACGACGGCGACATGTCGATGGAGGACCTCATCCCCGAGGAGGACGTGGTCGTCACCATCACGCGTGGCGGCTACGCCAAGCGCACGCGGACGGACAACTACCGCTCGCAGAAGCGTGGCGGCAAGGGGGTGCGCGGCACGCAGCTGCGCGAGGACGACATCGTGGACCACTTCTTCACGACGACGACCCACCACTGGATGCTGTTCTTCACCAACCTGGGCCGGGTCTACCGGGCCAAGGGCTACGAGCTGCCCGAGGGCGCCCGTGACTCAAAGGGCCAGCACGTCGCGAACCTGCTGGCTTTCCAGCCCGGCGAGAAGATCGCCCAGGTGCTCGACATCCCCGACTACGAGGCCGCGGAGTACCTGATCCTGGCGACGCGCCGCGGGCTGGTGAAAAAGACCCGGCTGAGCGAGTACAACTCACCGCGTTCGGGCGGGCTCATCGCGATCAACCTGCGCGAGGACTCCGACGGCGACGCGGACGAGCTGGTCTCGGCCCGGCTGGTGAACGCCGACGACGACCTTGTCCTCGTCTCGCGCAAGGGCCAGTCGATCCGCTTCCACGCCGACGACGAGTCGATCCGGCCGCTGGGCCGGGCCACCTCCGGCGTCACCGGGATGAAGTTCCGGGAGGACGACGAGCTGCTCTCCGCCGAGGTCGTGATCGACGGGGCCGACCTCTTCGTTGTCACCGAGGGCGGCTTCGCCAAGCGGACCCGCATCTCGGAGTACCGGATCCAGGGGCGTGGCGGTCTCGGCATCAAGGTTGCCAACCTGGTGGAGGCGCGCGGCGACCTCGTGGGCGCGCTCGTGACGCACGCCGACGACGAGGTGCTGGTCATCATGGAGCGCGGCAAGATCGTGCGCTCCGCGGTCGCCGAAGTTAACCTCACCGGCCGGAACACGCAGGGGGTAACCTTCGCGAAGCCGGACAAGGGGGACAGGATCATCGCCGTCGCGCGTAACGCAGAGCGTGACGACGCGGGTGATGTGCCGGGTGTTATGGACGATAACTCCGACGGCGATACCGCCGAGCGGGTTACCGTGGATGAGAATTCGACCCCCGACGAAGTTCCGAGCACCTCTGAGCAGGACAGCACCGGACGCGAGGACAGCTGA
- a CDS encoding DUF3566 domain-containing protein, protein MTSDKSGPVRTASSALDDDLEITRDRKALTGEQPAVESSETSPAGVSSGRSAASSAPVKSDAADSGSAPVTSSGQHEAPPSGPVAAAASSDKPSAPAPSAKPIPQPAKPAAPAPSVPAPSAKAATPPAPSDPDTAIPTTGGVWRSAYEAGRSDKDSNPSSAAAVAAATDSEGKGPQSQAPGTGRPPTKADIPAPRSAPVPEPDNTKSWNRVSQPAVPPVPPAPPAPPTAAAEGMDGVRAGAMKAAQAALDVARSAAKKVSSIMPDDEARTAANPNPDLTATKPRPEMHYTAGGVRGTATPIGVPAGTVPEETQPAPSPAPEAPRAAPAGPRRVRLAVSRVDPWSVMKLAFLLAVAIAIMTVVATAVFWSVLDGFGVFTTVQSFVEDAVGPQSNVNLTQFVEFPRVISLATLISICNIVLLTAIATIMAFLYNITAALVGGVHMTLTDD, encoded by the coding sequence ATGACGAGTGACAAGAGCGGGCCCGTGCGCACGGCGTCGTCCGCGCTCGACGACGACCTGGAGATCACCAGGGATCGTAAGGCCCTGACCGGGGAACAGCCTGCGGTCGAGTCCTCCGAGACCAGTCCGGCCGGGGTGAGCTCGGGCCGGAGCGCGGCGTCGTCCGCGCCGGTCAAGAGCGACGCCGCTGACTCCGGATCCGCGCCCGTCACCAGTTCGGGTCAGCACGAGGCCCCGCCGTCGGGGCCGGTCGCTGCGGCAGCGTCGTCCGACAAGCCGTCCGCGCCTGCGCCGTCCGCCAAGCCGATCCCGCAGCCGGCCAAGCCGGCTGCGCCCGCGCCTTCCGTACCTGCGCCGTCGGCGAAGGCCGCCACTCCCCCGGCTCCGTCCGACCCGGACACCGCGATCCCCACGACGGGCGGTGTCTGGCGCTCTGCGTACGAGGCGGGCCGCTCGGACAAGGACTCGAACCCGTCCAGCGCGGCAGCAGTGGCGGCCGCTACGGACAGCGAGGGCAAGGGCCCGCAGAGTCAGGCCCCGGGGACGGGGCGGCCGCCGACGAAGGCGGACATCCCTGCTCCGAGGAGTGCACCCGTGCCGGAACCTGACAACACAAAGTCCTGGAACCGGGTCTCGCAGCCTGCGGTCCCACCGGTTCCTCCGGCTCCCCCCGCTCCCCCGACCGCGGCTGCGGAAGGGATGGACGGGGTCCGCGCCGGTGCCATGAAGGCCGCCCAGGCGGCGCTCGACGTGGCGCGCAGCGCGGCCAAGAAGGTCTCTTCGATCATGCCCGACGACGAAGCCCGAACCGCCGCGAACCCGAACCCGGACCTGACTGCGACCAAGCCCCGGCCGGAGATGCACTACACGGCGGGCGGCGTTCGCGGCACTGCTACCCCGATCGGCGTGCCGGCCGGGACCGTGCCGGAGGAGACACAGCCGGCCCCGAGTCCCGCACCCGAGGCGCCTCGGGCAGCTCCGGCGGGTCCGCGGCGGGTACGCCTCGCGGTCTCTCGTGTGGACCCGTGGTCCGTCATGAAGCTGGCGTTCCTGCTGGCCGTCGCGATAGCGATCATGACGGTGGTCGCGACCGCCGTGTTCTGGTCGGTGCTGGACGGGTTCGGCGTGTTCACCACGGTGCAGAGCTTCGTGGAGGACGCCGTGGGACCCCAGAGCAACGTGAACCTCACGCAGTTCGTGGAGTTCCCCCGGGTCATCTCGCTCGCGACCCTGATCAGCATCTGCAACATCGTGCTGCTGACGGCGATCGCCACCATCATGGCCTTCCTGTACAACATCACGGCAGCACTCGTCGGGGGCGTGCACATGACGCTGACCGACGACTGA
- a CDS encoding DLW-39 family protein encodes MKKLIIVLLAAGAGYILWRKLSEDAAGRDLWSEVTDSID; translated from the coding sequence GTGAAGAAGCTGATCATAGTGCTGCTCGCTGCTGGTGCCGGCTACATCCTCTGGCGCAAGCTGAGCGAGGACGCGGCAGGCCGTGATCTCTGGTCCGAGGTAACCGACTCGATCGACTGA
- a CDS encoding peptidylprolyl isomerase, producing the protein MFAILHTTSGDIRIELFPNHAPKTVENFVGLATGEKAWTDPRTGEERKDPFYDGLIFHRVIEDFMIQGGCPLGTGTGGPGYTFNDEIHPELQFNEKYILAMANAGKRRNPVTGEIEGTNGSQFFLTTAETPWLNGKHTIFGKVADDESRAVVDEVGTTRTRPGDRPVDDITITSVTIEP; encoded by the coding sequence ATGTTCGCAATCCTGCACACCACCTCCGGTGACATCCGTATCGAGCTCTTCCCGAACCACGCGCCCAAGACTGTCGAGAACTTCGTCGGTCTCGCGACCGGCGAGAAGGCCTGGACGGACCCGCGGACGGGTGAGGAGCGCAAGGACCCGTTCTACGACGGCCTCATCTTCCACCGCGTCATCGAAGACTTCATGATCCAGGGCGGCTGCCCTCTCGGGACGGGAACTGGCGGTCCGGGGTACACGTTCAACGACGAGATCCACCCGGAGCTCCAGTTCAACGAGAAGTACATCCTCGCGATGGCCAACGCCGGCAAGCGCCGCAACCCGGTGACTGGCGAGATCGAGGGGACCAACGGTTCGCAGTTCTTCCTCACCACCGCCGAGACCCCGTGGCTGAACGGTAAGCACACGATCTTCGGCAAGGTCGCTGACGACGAGTCCCGTGCGGTCGTCGACGAGGTCGGCACGACGCGTACGCGTCCTGGCGACCGCCCCGTCGACGACATCACGATCACCTCCGTCACCATCGAGCCCTGA
- a CDS encoding rhomboid family intramembrane serine protease, with product MNDPAADEPTEAAAPVCPRHPDRVAYVRCQRCGRPACPECQRPAAVGVQCVDCVRESKRAAPRVRTVFGGTADSAAVNGRPVVTLTIIGLCVVSWLLQLVTSGAWTQALWFWPWGGAVEPWRFLTASFLHSTSPLHILFNMYALWITGQFLEPLLGRVRFGMLCLLSAIGGSVGVLLLAGDPFTSAAWQTPVVGASGMVFGLFGAMLPVMRRLGRSMGQVIVLLAVNGAIGFFVPGISWQAHLGGLVTGALVATAFAYAPKERRAAFAWVVPLVGMALLIALAVWRYSSAGVL from the coding sequence ATGAACGACCCGGCCGCCGACGAGCCGACCGAGGCCGCGGCTCCCGTCTGCCCGCGCCACCCGGACCGGGTGGCCTACGTGCGTTGCCAGCGCTGCGGCAGACCCGCCTGCCCGGAGTGCCAGCGGCCGGCCGCGGTCGGTGTGCAGTGCGTGGACTGCGTCCGGGAGTCGAAGCGGGCCGCCCCGCGCGTCCGGACCGTCTTCGGTGGCACGGCGGACAGTGCCGCGGTCAACGGCCGGCCGGTCGTGACCCTCACGATCATCGGGCTCTGCGTCGTGAGCTGGCTGCTGCAGCTGGTGACCTCGGGCGCGTGGACGCAGGCGCTGTGGTTCTGGCCCTGGGGCGGAGCGGTCGAGCCGTGGCGCTTCCTGACGGCGTCGTTCCTGCACTCCACCTCGCCGCTGCACATCCTGTTCAACATGTACGCCCTGTGGATCACCGGCCAGTTCCTCGAGCCGCTGCTCGGCCGGGTGCGGTTCGGGATGCTGTGCCTCCTCTCCGCGATCGGCGGGTCGGTCGGCGTGCTGCTGCTGGCCGGCGACCCGTTCACGTCGGCCGCCTGGCAGACGCCGGTGGTGGGTGCGTCCGGCATGGTGTTCGGCCTGTTCGGGGCGATGCTCCCGGTGATGCGCCGGCTGGGCCGGAGCATGGGTCAGGTGATCGTCCTGCTCGCGGTGAACGGCGCGATCGGATTCTTCGTGCCGGGCATCTCCTGGCAGGCGCACCTGGGTGGGCTCGTCACCGGTGCGCTCGTGGCGACCGCATTCGCTTACGCGCCGAAGGAACGCCGCGCGGCCTTCGCCTGGGTGGTTCCGCTGGTCGGCATGGCGCTGCTGATCGCCCTGGCCGTGTGGCGCTACAGCTCGGCGGGAGTGCTGTGA
- a CDS encoding cell division protein CrgA codes for MPESKSRNKKKVTPKAEKSEAKVVLPGEAVNPRWLAPVMLGLMILGLAWIVTFYLTSQSDGLRLPIPQIGQWNLAVGFGLIIVGFGLTTRWK; via the coding sequence GTGCCCGAGTCGAAGTCCCGCAACAAGAAGAAGGTCACGCCCAAGGCTGAGAAGTCCGAGGCCAAGGTCGTGCTGCCCGGTGAGGCGGTCAACCCACGTTGGCTTGCCCCGGTGATGCTCGGCCTCATGATCCTCGGCCTCGCGTGGATCGTGACGTTCTACCTCACGAGCCAGAGCGACGGGCTTCGCCTGCCGATCCCGCAGATCGGTCAGTGGAACCTCGCGGTCGGCTTCGGCCTGATCATCGTGGGTTTCGGCCTCACGACGCGCTGGAAGTAA
- a CDS encoding DUF881 domain-containing protein has protein sequence MSSGWRSWLSVGAVAVLAGLMFSASARLADGGGADTRDPQDLAQLVETETGRVADLTERSSELDREIETLSARAGTTVPTLDPDLVEREGVVSGSEPVTGGGLTVTLDDAPSTAVGAGPGGVEPQADDLVVHQQDLQHVINALWGGGAEAMTLQGERVTSTSAFRCSGNILLLHGKVFSPPYEVTAVGDPARMEASLNSSAGVQTYLEYVDWVHLGWDVQRSDHLDLPAYDGGGLQYATVPDGTEVFG, from the coding sequence ATGAGCTCCGGATGGCGTTCGTGGCTCAGCGTAGGTGCGGTCGCGGTGCTCGCCGGCCTCATGTTCAGCGCGAGCGCACGCCTGGCCGACGGCGGCGGTGCCGACACCCGCGACCCGCAGGACCTCGCGCAGCTCGTGGAGACCGAGACCGGCCGCGTCGCGGACCTTACCGAGCGCAGCAGTGAGCTGGACCGCGAGATCGAGACGCTCAGTGCGCGAGCCGGCACCACGGTCCCCACGCTGGATCCCGACCTGGTGGAGCGCGAGGGAGTGGTGTCCGGGTCCGAGCCCGTGACGGGTGGCGGCCTGACGGTGACGCTCGACGACGCGCCGTCGACGGCCGTCGGGGCTGGACCGGGCGGGGTGGAGCCGCAGGCCGACGACCTCGTGGTGCACCAGCAGGACCTGCAGCACGTGATCAACGCGCTGTGGGGTGGCGGGGCGGAGGCGATGACGCTGCAGGGTGAGCGCGTGACCTCGACATCGGCGTTCCGTTGCTCGGGAAACATCCTGCTGCTGCACGGCAAGGTCTTTTCACCCCCCTACGAGGTGACGGCAGTGGGAGATCCGGCGAGGATGGAGGCGTCGCTCAACAGCTCCGCCGGTGTCCAGACGTACCTCGAGTACGTCGACTGGGTACATCTGGGCTGGGACGTGCAACGCAGCGACCACCTGGACCTCCCTGCCTACGACGGCGGCGGTCTGCAGTATGCGACGGTTCCCGACGGTACGGAGGTCTTTGGATGA
- a CDS encoding class E sortase: MTHAQAGRDVPLAQEVFPIAYQRGPSGMGPRNARRPRGAAAPMRPVAWLIGVMGELLVTAGLVLGLFVVWQLWWTDVEGARAQNEIIAEMDWAPQGAETATEHREAPPVMAEPPEAGTLFAQMFIPRFGDDYVKPVAEGTDKATVLDTIGIGHYVDTAMPGDLGNFAVAAHRTTYGKPFNQIAELVPGDPVVVRTEDTWYVYRVTESEIVFPQNVEVIAPVPGVTSDQPMPELTQRFITLTSCHPMFSATERFIVHGELDYWAPVGEGEPKELVS, translated from the coding sequence ATGACCCACGCGCAGGCCGGCCGCGACGTGCCCCTGGCACAGGAGGTCTTCCCCATCGCGTATCAGCGCGGTCCGTCCGGGATGGGCCCGCGTAACGCCCGGCGTCCGCGCGGAGCGGCCGCCCCGATGCGACCGGTCGCCTGGTTGATCGGTGTGATGGGCGAGCTCCTCGTGACGGCGGGCCTGGTGCTCGGGCTGTTCGTCGTCTGGCAGCTCTGGTGGACCGACGTCGAGGGCGCGCGGGCCCAGAACGAGATCATCGCCGAGATGGACTGGGCGCCACAGGGCGCTGAGACGGCCACCGAGCACCGCGAAGCGCCACCGGTCATGGCGGAACCGCCGGAGGCCGGCACCCTCTTCGCGCAGATGTTCATCCCGCGGTTCGGCGACGACTACGTCAAGCCGGTCGCGGAGGGCACCGACAAGGCGACGGTGCTCGACACCATCGGCATCGGGCACTACGTCGATACGGCCATGCCCGGGGACCTCGGCAACTTCGCCGTCGCTGCGCACCGCACCACGTACGGCAAGCCGTTCAACCAGATCGCGGAGCTTGTGCCCGGCGACCCGGTGGTGGTCCGCACCGAGGACACCTGGTACGTGTACCGGGTGACCGAGTCGGAGATCGTCTTTCCGCAGAACGTCGAGGTCATCGCGCCGGTGCCAGGAGTGACCAGCGACCAGCCCATGCCCGAGCTGACCCAGAGGTTCATCACGCTCACCTCGTGCCACCCGATGTTCTCCGCCACCGAGCGGTTCATCGTGCACGGGGAGCTGGACTACTGGGCGCCCGTCGGCGAGGGCGAACCGAAGGAGCTGGTGAGCTGA
- a CDS encoding aminodeoxychorismate/anthranilate synthase component II gives MTRILVVDNYDSFVYTIVGYLDQIGARTVVVRNDAVPSPDGDGRYWYDGDDGSRVPYDGVLVSPGPGTPADAGASEDVIRACARSRTPMLGVCLGHQALAEVFGGKVTHAPELMHGKTSFVEHRGDGVLAGLPTPFTATRYHSLAVVPDSVPAELEVTCTTASGIVMGLQHRELPLHGVQFHPESVLTEGGHRLLANWLEICGLDGAVERAKGMAPLVTS, from the coding sequence ATGACGCGGATCCTTGTCGTGGACAACTACGACTCGTTCGTCTACACGATCGTCGGCTACCTCGACCAGATCGGCGCCCGGACCGTAGTGGTCCGGAACGACGCCGTGCCCTCGCCCGACGGCGACGGCCGCTATTGGTACGACGGCGACGACGGCTCCCGCGTGCCGTACGACGGCGTGCTCGTGTCGCCGGGTCCCGGGACGCCCGCCGACGCCGGCGCCTCGGAGGACGTCATCCGGGCCTGCGCCCGCTCGCGCACCCCGATGCTCGGTGTGTGCCTTGGACACCAGGCCCTCGCCGAGGTGTTCGGCGGCAAGGTGACGCACGCGCCGGAGCTCATGCACGGCAAGACGAGCTTCGTGGAGCACCGCGGCGACGGCGTCCTCGCCGGCCTGCCGACGCCGTTCACCGCCACGCGCTATCACTCGCTGGCCGTGGTCCCGGACAGCGTGCCCGCCGAGCTCGAGGTGACCTGCACGACGGCGTCGGGCATCGTCATGGGGCTGCAGCACCGCGAGCTGCCGCTGCATGGTGTGCAGTTCCACCCCGAGTCGGTCCTCACCGAGGGTGGGCACCGCCTGCTGGCGAACTGGCTCGAGATCTGCGGTCTCGACGGCGCCGTCGAGCGGGCAAAGGGAATGGCGCCGCTGGTCACCTCGTGA